Part of the Sulfobacillus acidophilus DSM 10332 genome, AGGGAATATGTAAACAGTCTGTCCCCGGCATAACCCGGCGCACGCCGTAGGTTTCCCACCACCACTTTTTCCAAGGCGTCAAGGGAGGACGCGGCGGCAAACCCAGACCCGGCTTGTCCGGCAGCAAGACGGCATCCGGTCGGCCCAGCCCGACGACGGAGACGCCCGCCCGTTGAAGCCCCCACACGAGTCCTTCAATATACTCTTCGGTCCCCGTGCGAAACTCGGCCATGGGGGATACGTCAATGGCAATATTCAACCCCGGTCCCCGTCCTTTACCCGTGTCTCTAATCTTATCCTATCGTCCGGCGACTCGCGAGCCAACGCCCGTTTCATTAAAAGGGAAAACTCGTCCCGAAACCGATCGGTCCCAAACGCGAGAGCATGGCGGCGAATAAGCTCCGGATCCCAATTGACCCGATCGCCGGATTTAATCGCCTCGACGACCGCATCCACCGACTGCTCGGCAAAGAACCAGCCGGTTTCCCCCGGCTTTACGGTATCTAATACGCCTCCACGGCCAAAAGCAATTACCGGCCGACCGACGGCCTGCATTTCGACCGGCACGATGCCAAAATCCTCTTCGCCCGGAAAAATAAGGGCTTTAGCCTCTTGCATCAACCGGATTTTCTCGGGTTCCGAAATCCGTCCCACAAATCGGACCGTGGGCCCGGCGAGCCGTTCCAAGGCTTTTCGCTCAGGCCCGTCGCCGGCCACCACCAAGGGCTCCCGCAAGCGATTGGCGGCTAAAACGGCCAGATCCACCCGCTTATAGCGGACCAACCGGGACAAGACGAGATAGTAGCGTCCGGGCACCGGATTGACCGTCAACCGATCGACCGCCACCGGGGGATAAATGACGGACGCGGACCGCCGATAGTGCTTTTGAATGCGCTGTTGCACCGTATGGGAATTCGCGACCATCACGTCGACCCGATCCGCGCTGAGGCGGTCCCAAAGCCTAAGATAATGAAAGACGGGGCCCATCAACCGCCGGGTCAGGCCGCGCGCCTCCTCATGATAATAAACCGGATACAAATCCCAAGCGTAGCGCATGGGGGTATGAACGTAGCTCACGTGCAGCGTTTCGGCGGGCGTCAGGACTCCCTTGGCGACCGCCGACGACGACGAAATCACGACATCATAGGCCCGCAAATCAAATTGTTCCATCGCATACGCCAAACCGGGCAGATAGCGGTTGTACCAACGGGTCGCCCGCGGCCAGCCTTGAACCAACGAGGGAATAATCTTTCGCTTTTGTAACGTCGGGCTCAGGGCGCGATAATCGACCACCCCGGTATAAATGGGGGCATCCGGATAGAGTTCGGCCAGCACTTCCAGCACCCGTTCGGCGCCCCCCATGGTCACCAACCAATCATGGACTAACGCCACCCGCATCTTATCCCCGATCCTCTCGCCAGGACTCGGAAACCAGCCAGCCAATGGCCAAAGCCACAATCAAGGGAACAATCACGCCATGGTCAATTAAAAAGTCGACCCAATTTTGGACGATAAACGCGACCGTCGTCCCGAAACCGCCCCAAGCCAGTGCCCACCGCCATTCGGTGCCCGCTGTGGGCAGCCGGCGCACTCCCTGAATCAGCGTTCGAATCCAACGCCATTCAATCCATATCCCCGCTAGAATACCGAGACCCCCCAAATCCGCCCCCCACTCCAAATAGAGATCGTGCGCCATGGGCGGAATCGCCGCCAATCCGGGAGGCCGATGAAGCGTAATATAGCGCTGAAACCCTCCCAGTCCTACTCCCAAGATGGGGTGATGAATAATGGCCCGAATCGCCGTTTGCCAAATCAGTAAACGCTGGTGGGTATCATAATGGCCGTTCGGGTTAAATACCGCCGTGACACTGGACGTTAACCGTTCCAGCGTCGACTGATACGACAAGGAGACGGCCGAGTGACTCAGATTGGTCTTCCCGAGGAGATCAATCGCCAAAAATGCCGCCACCGGAATCAGAATGCCCGGGATGACCACCCGCCGGCCGATCCCCGACCACCCGCGGGTTAGAATCCAGGCCACCCCCATAAAAAATACGGCTCCGGCATCGGCGACCCACGCCCCGCGGGAAAACGACGAAATCACCCCTAAGGCCACCGCCGTCAAGGCCACCCAAGCCCAAACATTCTTTCGCCAGGCAGGCGGACCGGCCGCAATCCAGGCCAAAATCAACGGGAACGTATCCGCTTCAAACCCACCAAACGCATTCGGCTGGCCGAAGGTCGCGTCGGCCCGCACATGATGGACATCGACCACATTGGCGATAGGGCCCAACTGGAACAAAAATTGATAGACCCCGTCGAGGGCGAGCACCCCCGCCACGCCAAAAAGTGCCCATAGCACCACCTGCCAAGGCCGGCGTTCGGACCCTAAAGCCCGCAAAACCGCCGGCATGACCACAAAGAACTCCAGATACTCCAAAATCTTAATGACGGTTGTCGTCCGGGACAGCGACACGCCAAGAGACAAAAC contains:
- a CDS encoding glycosyl transferase group 1 (PFAM: Glycosyl transferases group 1~COGs: COG0438 Glycosyltransferase~InterPro IPR001296~KEGG: tjr:TherJR_2842 glycosyl transferase group 1~PFAM: Glycosyl transferase, group 1~SPTR: Glycosyl transferase group 1) — protein: MRVALVHDWLVTMGGAERVLEVLAELYPDAPIYTGVVDYRALSPTLQKRKIIPSLVQGWPRATRWYNRYLPGLAYAMEQFDLRAYDVVISSSSAVAKGVLTPAETLHVSYVHTPMRYAWDLYPVYYHEEARGLTRRLMGPVFHYLRLWDRLSADRVDVMVANSHTVQQRIQKHYRRSASVIYPPVAVDRLTVNPVPGRYYLVLSRLVRYKRVDLAVLAANRLREPLVVAGDGPERKALERLAGPTVRFVGRISEPEKIRLMQEAKALIFPGEEDFGIVPVEMQAVGRPVIAFGRGGVLDTVKPGETGWFFAEQSVDAVVEAIKSGDRVNWDPELIRRHALAFGTDRFRDEFSLLMKRALARESPDDRIRLETRVKDGDRG
- a CDS encoding O-antigen polymerase (PFAM: O-Antigen ligase~InterPro IPR007016~KEGG: sma:SAV_5357 hypothetical protein~PFAM: O-antigen ligase-related~SPTR: Putative uncharacterized protein), encoding MRDRAPLLGGIFLVAVGMALETGHPLLGAVLILAGGIWLIRESLAWGAAVYIVTAPFPWQILFHHHRIAVSDVVAMILGLWLFWRHRKRLLSGTTWGKLWIPPYYRSPLLLLLGLAVLSLGVSLSRTTTVIKILEYLEFFVVMPAVLRALGSERRPWQVVLWALFGVAGVLALDGVYQFLFQLGPIANVVDVHHVRADATFGQPNAFGGFEADTFPLILAWIAAGPPAWRKNVWAWVALTAVALGVISSFSRGAWVADAGAVFFMGVAWILTRGWSGIGRRVVIPGILIPVAAFLAIDLLGKTNLSHSAVSLSYQSTLERLTSSVTAVFNPNGHYDTHQRLLIWQTAIRAIIHHPILGVGLGGFQRYITLHRPPGLAAIPPMAHDLYLEWGADLGGLGILAGIWIEWRWIRTLIQGVRRLPTAGTEWRWALAWGGFGTTVAFIVQNWVDFLIDHGVIVPLIVALAIGWLVSESWREDRG